In the Sandaracinus amylolyticus genome, CCGTGCTGAGGACCCCTGCGTCGTCGTCGAGTGCGGCTCTGCATCGCGATCGGGCGCGAGCGTAGCACTGCGTTGCGATACGCTTCGTCGATGATCGATCGCCCCGAAGAGCTCGAGCGCCTCGCTCGTGCGCTCGCCGCCGCGCCGGCGATCGGTCTCGACACCGAGGGCGACGGCCTCTATCGCTACCGCACGCGCCTCTGCACGATGCAGATCGCGCATCCGCAGGGCGTCGCGCTGATCGACACGCTCGCGCTCGCCGATCGCCGCGCGCTCGCGCCGATCATCGGCGAGAGCGGACCGGAGAAGGTGCTGCACGACTGCGCGTTCGACGCGCGCCTGCTCGCACGCGAGGGGCTGCCGCTCGCGAACGTGTTCGACACCGCGGTCGCGGCGCGCTTCCTCGGCGAGGTCTCGACGGGCCTCTCGTCGCTGCTCGACAAGCACCTCGGGGTCACGATCGGCAAGGACCTGCAGCAGGCGGACTGGGGCAAGCGCCCGCTCGACGCAGCGGAGCTCGCGTACCTCGAGCAAGACGTACGCGACCTGCTGCCGCTCGCGTCGGTGCTGCGCGATCGATGTGCCGACGCAGGGATCCTCGACGAGGTGCGCGTGGAATCGGCGTGGGCTGCGAGCGCGAACGCCGAGCCGGAGGAGGAGCCCGGGCCCGCGTGGCTGCGCGTGAAGGGCGCGGGCGATCTGCGCACCGGCGCGCAGCGCGCGGTGCTGCGCGAGATCGCGGCGCTCCGCGAGCGCATCGCGCAGGAGGAGGACGTCCCGCCGTTCCGCGTGCTGCCGAACCCCGTGCTGATCGTGATCGCGCGCAAGATGCCGCGTGATCGCGCGGCGCTCGACTCGATCCACGCGCTCGCGAAGCGCCCCGAGCTCGCGACCGAGGTCCTCGACGCGGTCGGTCGCGGGCTCGACGCGCGCGAGGTGCCGCGCGAAGAGCTCGACGTGCTGCGTCCTCCTGCCCCGCCGTTCGAGCAGCGCGAGCGACGCAAGCGCCTCGAGACCGCGCTCACCGCGTGGCGCAAGCGCGAGGCCGAGGAGCGCGGGGTGAACGTGCAGGTCGTGCTCCCGGGGCACTGCCTGCGCGATCTCGCGGGCCGAGCACCGCGCGACGAGCGCGCGCTGCTCGAGGTGCCCGGCTTCGGCGAGTGTCGCGTCGTGCGTTACGGTCGCGCGGTGATCGAGATCGTCAAGGACGCTTGACCATCGTCACTCGCGCTTCGAGCGGCGCGACATCAGTCGCTCGATCACGCCGGTCGGCGTGAGCTTCCCGTCGAGTGCGTCGGCGAGGGCCTCGATGATCGGCACCTCGATCCCGCGGCGCATCGCGTGGCGCTGCACGCGCCGCGCGATCGTCACGCCCTCGATGTACGCGCCCGCCTGCTCGCCGGCCTGCTGCAGCGTGAGCCCGCGGCCGAGCGCACGACCGAGCTCGAGCTCGGGACGACCATCACCCGCGATCGCCGCGATCAGATCGCCGTAGCCCGCGACGCCCGCGAAGGTGCGGTCCTCGGCGCCGAGCGACACGCCGATGCGCGCGGTCTCGACCATGCCGCGCGTCGCGAGGATCGCGAGCGCCGCGGGGTTGATCCCCATCTCCTGCGCGTAGCCGATCGCGAGCGCGAGCAGACCGACCAGCGCCGCGCTCACCTCGACGCCGACGACGTCTTCGGTCTGGTAGAGGCGCAGCGTCGGCCCCGCGATCGCCTCGCGGACCGCGTCCGCGACCTCGGGAAAGCCGGTCCCCACGATGCCGCCGCCGGGCACGCCCTCCGCGATCGACTTCGCGGAGATCGGTCCCGCCAGACAGCCGACGCGTCGCGCCGGCGTCAGCTCGCGCAGCACGCGGCTGACGGTCCGGAGCTCCTCGCCGACGAGCCCGCGGCTGACGTGCACGAGCAGGTGCCGTCCGTCGAGGTGCTGGCCCAGCTGCTCCGCGACCTTCGCGACGTGCATCGAGGGCACCGACACGAAGATCAGCTCGCAGCGCGCGAGCGC is a window encoding:
- a CDS encoding ribonuclease D → MIDRPEELERLARALAAAPAIGLDTEGDGLYRYRTRLCTMQIAHPQGVALIDTLALADRRALAPIIGESGPEKVLHDCAFDARLLAREGLPLANVFDTAVAARFLGEVSTGLSSLLDKHLGVTIGKDLQQADWGKRPLDAAELAYLEQDVRDLLPLASVLRDRCADAGILDEVRVESAWAASANAEPEEEPGPAWLRVKGAGDLRTGAQRAVLREIAALRERIAQEEDVPPFRVLPNPVLIVIARKMPRDRAALDSIHALAKRPELATEVLDAVGRGLDAREVPREELDVLRPPAPPFEQRERRKRLETALTAWRKREAEERGVNVQVVLPGHCLRDLAGRAPRDERALLEVPGFGECRVVRYGRAVIEIVKDA
- a CDS encoding NAD(P)-binding domain-containing protein yields the protein MSTPIGVIGGGGFGVGLARAIARTGRNATLWSRRDGEVGERIEPTRELAALARCELIFVSVPSMHVAKVAEQLGQHLDGRHLLVHVSRGLVGEELRTVSRVLRELTPARRVGCLAGPISAKSIAEGVPGGGIVGTGFPEVADAVREAIAGPTLRLYQTEDVVGVEVSAALVGLLALAIGYAQEMGINPAALAILATRGMVETARIGVSLGAEDRTFAGVAGYGDLIAAIAGDGRPELELGRALGRGLTLQQAGEQAGAYIEGVTIARRVQRHAMRRGIEVPIIEALADALDGKLTPTGVIERLMSRRSKRE